One Haladaptatus paucihalophilus DX253 genomic window, ATCGGGAGAATCGGAAACTACCCACTTCCGTTTCGTCTCGAATTCGTCACGTGGGCGATGGCTAGAACGCTATGCGGTCAAGCCAAGCCGCAGTGTACACACGTTCTGTTTCCTTCGTACACAAAAAAGTTAAACAGCTATTCCACGACTAGTTAGATGAGTGTCGTTAGCATGCAACGAACTATCTTCGACGACAGCGAGTACGAACGGCGTTTAGAACGGACGAAAGAGCGACTGCGCGAAGCGGAACTCGACGCGCTCGTCGTGGCCGACCCCGCGAACATGAACTATCTCACGGGGTACGACGGCTGGTCGTTCTACGTCCATCAGGCTGTCGTGGTCTCCCTGGAACGTGACGAACTCGTGTGGGTCGGTCGCGGCATGGACGCCAACGGCGCACGGGCAACCACGTGGCTCGACGAGGAGAGTATTCGGGCGTACGACGACGACTACGTTCACTCGCCGTACGACCGTCATCCGATGGATTACTTGAGCGCGGTTCTCGAAGACCTCGACGTGGACGACGGCGACATCGGGTTGGAGATGGACGCCTACTACTTCACCGCGAAATCCTACACGCGACTCCAGAAGAACCTCCCCGAAGCCGACTTCGAGGACGCGACGCTCCTCGTCAACTGGCTTCGAATCAAGAAGAGCGAGCAGGAACTCGACTACATGCGCGAGGCGGCGCGCATTTCCGAGGAGGCGATGCTGGCCGGACTCGACGCCATCGAGGAGGGGGTTCCCGAGTACGAGGCAGCCGCCGCCATCTACGACGGTCTCATCCGCGGTA contains:
- a CDS encoding M24 family metallopeptidase, with product MQRTIFDDSEYERRLERTKERLREAELDALVVADPANMNYLTGYDGWSFYVHQAVVVSLERDELVWVGRGMDANGARATTWLDEESIRAYDDDYVHSPYDRHPMDYLSAVLEDLDVDDGDIGLEMDAYYFTAKSYTRLQKNLPEADFEDATLLVNWLRIKKSEQELDYMREAARISEEAMLAGLDAIEEGVPEYEAAAAIYDGLIRGTDDFGGDYPSIVPLMPSGDHTGTPHLTWTDREFEDGDPVIIELSGCRHRYHSPLARTTFVGDPPDEIQRTADVVVEGLEAALDAVEPGVTCESVEKVWRDTIAQYDLEKEDRIAYAMGLGYPPDWGEHTASMRPGDKTVLEKDMTFHMIPGLWFDDFGVELSETFRVTSNGAEVLADFPRRLFTS